A genomic segment from Pollutimonas thiosulfatoxidans encodes:
- a CDS encoding Lrp/AsnC family transcriptional regulator — translation MDKIDLKILEQLQVDGRASAQQLSEHVGLSAAPVWRRVKALESAKVIQGYYASVDRNKVGLQGCMFTQISLERHSADIVQNFERSVRDAPEILECYAVTGDADFLLKILVASPEAYDSFLHRFLFNLPGVRQTRTIVALREIKHEIKLPL, via the coding sequence ATGGACAAAATTGATCTAAAAATCCTGGAACAGCTTCAGGTGGACGGGCGGGCCTCGGCCCAGCAGCTTTCCGAGCATGTGGGCTTGTCCGCGGCGCCGGTCTGGCGCCGGGTCAAGGCATTGGAGTCGGCCAAGGTCATTCAGGGGTATTACGCCAGCGTGGACCGCAACAAGGTGGGCTTGCAGGGATGCATGTTCACGCAGATCAGCCTGGAAAGGCATTCGGCCGACATCGTGCAGAACTTCGAACGCTCGGTGCGCGACGCCCCCGAGATCCTGGAGTGTTATGCCGTAACGGGCGACGCCGATTTTCTGTTGAAGATCCTGGTGGCCAGTCCCGAAGCCTACGACAGCTTCCTGCACCGCTTTCTGTTCAACTTGCCCGGCGTGCGCCAGACGCGCACCATCGTCGCGCTGCGCGAGATCAAACACGAGATCAAGTTGCCGCTGTAG
- a CDS encoding indolepyruvate ferredoxin oxidoreductase family protein: MPSPIAVDSQYQLSHNLTATSGRVFLTGTQALVRMLLAQRRADRERGLNTAGFVTGYRGSPLGGVDQAMWRAQASLDENQVSFLPAINEDLGATIVMGTQQAGVRDDKTVDGVFAMWYGKGPGVDRASDALHHGNAAGASRHGGVLLIVGDDHTAASSSIPHASETSLSALSIPIVHPASIEEYELFGLWGWALSRYSGAWVAFKAITETVESGRSFSLQAVPDFSVPDENRHGTLEYSAREFLTPAMETRMAQRLEAVKEFARLHPLDRMVDAAPNARLGIITTGKAYLDTQDALKQLAAELPGTGLPALRHYKIGLSWPLDLQGLREFAQGLDHILVIEEKAPIIETQVKDALFNLDIRPRVAGKRDLENAALVPQEGQLSPALVAIALRRWLRQGGLAWPDVCDAGLQQATPSSSTSLTRKPYFCSGCPHNTSTKVPDGSQALAGVGCHYMATWMNRETSGLTQMGGEGTDWIGLSRYTRMPHVFQNMGEGTYFHSGYLAIRQAVAAGANITYKILFNDAVAMTGGQPVDGSISVPQICQQMLGEGVRRVVVTSDDVDKYRDISLPAGVAVHDRHELDALQRELRDPPGVTVLIHDQVCAAEKRRRRKKSAYPDPARRLFINTAVCEGCGDCSKQSNCLSLVPVETPFGRKRAIDQSSCNKDYSCVDGFCPSFVSVVGGNLRKEASASGERERERLQELLTTLAEPRFLPYADRCNILVAGIGGTGVVTVGAILSMAAHLEGRAASVLDITGLAQKGGSVISHIRLSSNADATGTVRIDAGQADVLIACDIVAASRADALQAVRSGKTQAIVNSYLAPTTEFTQDPQADLNPEPLIAAVRSAAGADHTWTLNAHEQASRYFGDSIMANMMVLGFAWQHGGIPLSLPAIMRALELNGVAVERNQRAFQMGRLLAAQPDALRVATAKEKAVLIHMPESLETVLERCSTALRAYQNDAYAAQFTGFIDQVLHAERKLRPEGRPQLTIQVAKSLYKLMAYKDEYEVARLFASGEFRKSLAEQFEGDYSLQFHLAPPLFARRDPHTGIPRKMTFGPTTEKLFRLLARCKGLRGSWLDVFSYTAERKMERQLIIDFRQAVQDMLGTLNADSYASALQLAQAPQEIRGFGHIKLANIQAYRKTVADLTAAASRPEMKVNNISHMRAAVQ, translated from the coding sequence ATGCCTTCCCCTATTGCTGTAGACAGCCAGTACCAGCTAAGCCACAACCTGACCGCCACATCAGGCCGGGTGTTCCTGACCGGCACCCAGGCCTTGGTGCGCATGCTGCTGGCGCAACGCCGTGCCGACCGCGAACGCGGCCTGAACACCGCCGGCTTTGTCACCGGCTATCGCGGCTCGCCATTGGGCGGGGTCGATCAGGCCATGTGGCGCGCACAGGCATCGCTGGACGAAAACCAGGTGTCGTTCCTGCCCGCCATCAATGAAGACCTGGGCGCCACCATCGTCATGGGCACACAGCAAGCCGGCGTGCGAGACGACAAGACGGTCGATGGCGTATTTGCCATGTGGTACGGCAAGGGTCCGGGCGTGGATCGGGCGAGCGACGCCCTGCACCATGGCAACGCGGCGGGCGCGTCGCGGCACGGCGGCGTGCTGTTGATTGTGGGCGACGACCACACGGCAGCGTCTTCTTCCATCCCCCACGCCAGCGAAACCAGCTTGTCGGCACTGAGCATACCCATAGTCCATCCGGCCTCAATCGAGGAGTACGAACTTTTTGGCCTTTGGGGCTGGGCGCTATCGCGTTATAGCGGAGCCTGGGTAGCCTTCAAGGCCATTACTGAAACAGTTGAAAGCGGCCGTTCGTTCAGCTTGCAGGCCGTGCCGGATTTTTCCGTCCCGGACGAAAACCGGCACGGCACGCTGGAGTACAGCGCTCGCGAGTTCCTGACGCCGGCGATGGAAACGCGCATGGCTCAACGCCTGGAAGCCGTCAAGGAATTCGCACGCCTGCACCCACTGGACCGCATGGTGGACGCTGCGCCGAATGCGCGGCTGGGCATTATCACCACCGGCAAGGCTTACCTGGACACGCAAGACGCGCTGAAGCAACTGGCAGCCGAGCTTCCCGGCACGGGCCTGCCGGCATTGCGGCACTACAAAATAGGCTTGAGCTGGCCGCTGGACCTGCAGGGGCTGCGCGAGTTCGCACAAGGGCTGGACCACATTCTTGTCATTGAAGAGAAAGCACCGATTATCGAAACGCAGGTCAAGGACGCCTTGTTCAATCTGGACATCCGGCCGCGGGTGGCCGGCAAGCGCGATCTGGAGAACGCCGCCCTGGTCCCGCAGGAGGGCCAGCTAAGCCCGGCGCTGGTCGCGATCGCACTGCGCCGCTGGTTGCGCCAGGGCGGCCTGGCTTGGCCCGATGTGTGTGACGCCGGCCTGCAGCAAGCAACGCCGAGTTCATCAACGTCGCTGACGCGCAAACCCTATTTCTGTTCGGGCTGTCCACACAATACATCCACCAAAGTGCCTGACGGCAGCCAGGCACTGGCCGGCGTCGGCTGCCACTATATGGCAACCTGGATGAACCGCGAGACCAGCGGCCTGACCCAAATGGGCGGCGAAGGCACCGACTGGATCGGGCTGTCGCGCTACACCCGCATGCCGCATGTGTTCCAGAACATGGGCGAGGGTACCTACTTTCACTCCGGCTACCTGGCCATACGACAGGCGGTCGCCGCTGGCGCCAATATTACCTACAAGATTCTGTTCAACGATGCCGTTGCCATGACGGGCGGCCAGCCGGTGGACGGCTCGATATCGGTGCCGCAGATTTGCCAGCAGATGCTGGGCGAAGGCGTGCGACGCGTGGTCGTGACCTCCGATGACGTAGACAAGTACCGCGACATCAGCTTGCCCGCCGGCGTGGCGGTCCACGATCGCCATGAGCTGGATGCGCTGCAACGCGAGCTGCGCGACCCACCGGGCGTAACTGTACTGATACACGACCAGGTCTGTGCCGCCGAGAAGCGGCGCCGTCGCAAGAAAAGCGCGTATCCCGACCCCGCCCGCCGCCTGTTCATCAACACGGCGGTCTGTGAAGGTTGCGGCGATTGCAGCAAACAATCCAACTGCCTGTCGCTGGTGCCGGTGGAAACGCCTTTCGGGCGCAAGCGGGCCATCGACCAATCCAGCTGCAACAAGGATTACTCCTGTGTGGACGGTTTCTGTCCGAGCTTTGTGTCGGTGGTCGGTGGCAATTTGCGTAAAGAGGCAAGCGCCTCGGGCGAACGGGAACGCGAGCGATTACAAGAGCTGCTGACCACCCTGGCCGAGCCCAGGTTCCTACCCTATGCCGACCGATGTAACATCCTGGTGGCCGGGATAGGCGGCACCGGCGTGGTAACCGTCGGCGCCATATTGTCCATGGCAGCGCACCTGGAAGGCCGGGCGGCGTCTGTACTGGATATTACCGGTCTGGCCCAGAAAGGCGGCAGCGTCATCAGCCACATACGCCTGTCTAGCAATGCCGACGCGACCGGAACCGTACGCATAGACGCCGGCCAGGCCGATGTGCTGATCGCCTGCGACATCGTTGCCGCCAGCCGGGCCGATGCCTTGCAGGCTGTGCGCTCAGGCAAAACCCAGGCCATCGTAAACAGCTACCTGGCGCCGACCACCGAGTTCACTCAGGATCCGCAAGCGGACCTGAACCCAGAGCCGCTGATTGCCGCAGTGCGCAGCGCCGCCGGCGCAGACCATACTTGGACGCTGAATGCCCACGAACAAGCCTCTCGTTATTTTGGCGACAGCATCATGGCCAACATGATGGTGCTGGGCTTTGCCTGGCAACACGGAGGCATACCCTTAAGCCTGCCCGCCATCATGCGTGCCCTGGAACTGAACGGCGTGGCCGTCGAGCGCAACCAGCGCGCGTTCCAGATGGGCCGCTTGCTGGCTGCCCAGCCAGACGCATTGCGCGTGGCCACGGCTAAGGAGAAAGCGGTCCTGATCCACATGCCCGAGTCGCTGGAGACAGTGCTGGAGCGGTGTAGCACCGCGCTGCGTGCCTATCAAAACGATGCCTATGCGGCGCAGTTCACTGGCTTCATTGACCAGGTACTGCACGCCGAGCGCAAGCTGCGGCCGGAAGGTCGGCCGCAATTGACCATCCAGGTGGCAAAGTCCCTGTATAAGCTGATGGCTTATAAGGACGAATACGAGGTCGCCCGCTTATTTGCCAGCGGCGAGTTCCGCAAGTCCTTGGCTGAACAGTTCGAGGGCGACTACAGCCTGCAGTTCCATTTGGCGCCGCCGCTGTTTGCGCGCCGTGATCCACATACGGGTATTCCTCGAAAGATGACCTTCGGCCCAACAACCGAAAAGCTGTTCCGGCTGCTGGCCCGGTGCAAGGGCTTACGCGGCTCGTGGCTGGATGTGTTCTCGTACACCGCCGAGCGAAAAATGGAGCGTCAGTTGATCATCGATTTCAGGCAAGCGGTGCAAGATATGTTGGGTACACTGAACGCCGACAGCTACGCCTCGGCTCTGCAATTGGCGCAGGCCCCGCAAGAGATACGGGGCTTCGGCCACATAAAATTGGCCAACATACAGGCTTATCGCAAAACCGTTGCGGACCTCACAGCGGCAGCGTCCAGGCCGGAAATGAAAGTTAACAATATTTCCCACATGCGCGCTGCAGTGCAATAA